From one candidate division KSB1 bacterium genomic stretch:
- a CDS encoding 4Fe-4S binding protein, which yields MRYLKRRIFQGMGSILPNSYVQGFLSAVLYQGSLKSVCSPLLNCYACPSALFSCPIGTLQHFMVTGNIPFYGAGTLAAVGASVGRMTCGTLCPFGFLQDLLYKFRAWKVSIPVWTRYIRYAVLLGLVFIIPYLTHENWFSKLCPMGTLIGGLPWVTLNLNVRSMIRALFWVKIGILLFFITTSTMVKRPFCRAICPLGAIFSVFNKSSFLQLAWNPDTCTKCGKCRKICPVDIRPDRNATNPDCLRCLDCTRCPSLKLTTVFHKEPFGSPEGRGMGELSGAPTR from the coding sequence TTGAGGTACCTGAAGCGCCGGATCTTCCAGGGGATGGGAAGCATCCTCCCCAACTCGTACGTCCAGGGGTTCCTCTCCGCGGTCCTGTACCAGGGTTCCCTGAAAAGCGTCTGTTCTCCCCTGCTGAACTGCTACGCCTGCCCTTCGGCGCTGTTTTCCTGCCCCATCGGCACGCTGCAGCACTTCATGGTCACCGGGAACATCCCGTTCTACGGAGCGGGGACGCTGGCCGCCGTCGGAGCGTCCGTGGGACGGATGACGTGCGGGACCCTCTGCCCGTTCGGATTCCTCCAGGACCTGCTGTACAAATTCCGGGCATGGAAGGTGTCCATCCCGGTCTGGACGCGGTATATCCGGTACGCCGTCCTTCTCGGGCTGGTGTTCATCATCCCGTACCTCACCCACGAGAACTGGTTCTCGAAGCTGTGCCCGATGGGAACGCTGATCGGGGGCCTCCCGTGGGTGACGCTCAACCTGAACGTCCGGTCGATGATCCGGGCGCTGTTCTGGGTCAAGATCGGGATCCTGCTCTTCTTCATCACCACTTCGACGATGGTCAAGCGGCCGTTCTGCCGCGCCATCTGCCCCCTGGGGGCGATCTTCTCCGTCTTCAACAAGTCGAGCTTCCTGCAGCTCGCCTGGAACCCGGACACGTGCACGAAGTGCGGGAAGTGCCGGAAGATCTGCCCGGTGGACATCCGCCCCGACCGGAACGCCACCAATCCCGACTGCCTCCGGTGCCTCGACTGCACCCGGTGCCCCAGCCTGAAACTCACCACGGTGTTCCACAAGGAACCGTTCGGGTCCCCCGAAGGCCGGGGGATGGGCGAACTCTCCGGAGCCCCGACGCGTTGA
- a CDS encoding redoxin domain-containing protein: protein MKRPGSTGKIVAAALVFAAGLYAAPKAAAAFKNVQAGAEAPPFKLADLAGKQVSLESFKGDNAVLVVFWATWSSRSLAELADVQKLVDTLGPKGLKAIAVNVEHEHTADEDMRTIREKAASLKLTYPVVLDPGLETFRNYGVVAVPSTAILGAGNVLREAYNGYPTYVFLEMKGLAESLLGMKPKEEAAVAKADAGYKPKRQALLNYNLGRRLYAFGMLDKSEPKLKMAAAADPKWAAPNILLGDAYLSLAKKDKSRLEEAKKAFEAAIASEGENVMARTGLARVYWAMGDAGSAEREADEALKKGAAYPPALLLKAAVMARKGDVAGASVRIREAIDLNPMDAQTRALAGRAYEEAKELGKAAAMYRKAWELGGER from the coding sequence ATGAAACGTCCGGGAAGCACAGGAAAGATCGTCGCGGCGGCCCTGGTGTTCGCCGCCGGCCTCTACGCCGCCCCGAAGGCGGCCGCGGCGTTCAAGAACGTGCAGGCGGGGGCCGAAGCCCCGCCGTTCAAGCTGGCGGATCTCGCCGGCAAGCAGGTCTCCCTCGAGTCGTTCAAGGGGGACAACGCGGTGCTGGTCGTCTTCTGGGCGACCTGGAGCAGCCGGTCGCTCGCGGAGCTGGCCGATGTCCAGAAACTCGTCGATACGCTCGGTCCGAAAGGATTGAAGGCGATCGCGGTCAACGTCGAGCACGAGCACACGGCGGACGAGGATATGAGAACCATCCGGGAGAAGGCCGCCTCCCTCAAGCTGACCTACCCCGTCGTTCTCGACCCGGGGCTGGAGACGTTCCGCAACTACGGCGTCGTGGCGGTCCCCTCCACGGCGATCCTCGGAGCCGGGAACGTCCTTCGCGAGGCATACAACGGATACCCGACGTACGTCTTTCTCGAAATGAAGGGGCTTGCGGAATCGCTCCTCGGGATGAAGCCGAAGGAGGAAGCCGCCGTCGCGAAGGCCGATGCCGGGTACAAGCCCAAACGGCAGGCGCTGCTCAACTACAACCTCGGGCGCCGGCTGTACGCTTTCGGGATGCTCGACAAATCGGAGCCGAAGCTGAAAATGGCCGCGGCGGCGGACCCGAAGTGGGCCGCCCCCAACATCCTGCTGGGAGACGCGTACCTGTCCCTGGCGAAGAAGGACAAGTCGAGGCTGGAGGAGGCGAAGAAAGCGTTCGAGGCGGCGATCGCGTCCGAGGGGGAAAACGTGATGGCACGGACCGGACTCGCGCGCGTATACTGGGCGATGGGCGATGCGGGAAGCGCCGAGCGCGAGGCGGACGAGGCGCTGAAGAAAGGGGCCGCGTACCCGCCGGCCCTGCTCCTCAAGGCCGCCGTCATGGCCCGCAAGGGAGACGTCGCCGGAGCTTCGGTGCGGATCCGCGAGGCGATCGACCTGAACCCGATGGACGCGCAGACGCGGGCGCTCGCGGGACGGGCGTACGAGGAGGCGAAGGAGCTCGGGAAGGCCGCCGCGATGTACCGGAAGGCCTGGGAGCTCGGCGGGGAGCGGTAA
- the ccsB gene encoding c-type cytochrome biogenesis protein CcsB → MSNVILFNLTTVLFGVASALYIGALYANNEKISAFGTWVCVLAAVVSTAALGVRWYESYQMGIGRIPVTNLYESLVFFAWSINLFYLVVERKYGSRTFGAFVMPIAFATMLFAIKGDSSIQPLVPALQSYWLHAHVITCFVGYAAFAVSAGAALMYLLKAKQEEAKVSAGVIGLLPACKTLDDLVYRSIIWGFPFLTAGIITGAAWANYAWGTYWSWDPKETWSLIVWLVYAAFLHARITRGWYGKRAAILSIAGFLATVMCYLGVNLVLSGLHSYGGG, encoded by the coding sequence ATGAGCAACGTCATCCTGTTCAACCTGACCACCGTCCTGTTCGGCGTGGCGTCGGCCCTGTACATCGGAGCCCTCTACGCGAACAACGAGAAGATCTCCGCGTTCGGCACCTGGGTCTGCGTCCTTGCCGCCGTCGTGTCCACCGCCGCCCTCGGGGTCCGCTGGTACGAGTCGTACCAGATGGGGATCGGCCGCATTCCGGTCACCAACCTGTACGAGTCGCTGGTCTTCTTCGCCTGGTCGATCAACCTGTTCTACCTGGTCGTCGAGAGGAAGTACGGCAGCCGCACGTTCGGCGCCTTCGTGATGCCGATCGCATTCGCCACGATGCTGTTCGCCATCAAGGGCGACAGCAGCATCCAGCCGCTGGTCCCCGCGCTGCAGTCGTACTGGCTGCACGCGCACGTCATCACCTGCTTCGTCGGGTACGCCGCGTTCGCCGTGTCCGCCGGCGCCGCCCTCATGTACCTCCTGAAGGCGAAACAGGAGGAGGCGAAGGTGTCGGCGGGGGTGATCGGCCTTCTTCCCGCGTGCAAGACGCTCGACGACCTCGTGTACCGGTCGATCATCTGGGGTTTCCCGTTCCTCACCGCGGGGATCATCACCGGAGCGGCGTGGGCCAACTACGCCTGGGGGACGTACTGGTCGTGGGATCCGAAGGAGACGTGGTCCCTCATCGTGTGGCTGGTGTACGCCGCCTTCCTCCATGCCCGGATCACCCGCGGGTGGTACGGGAAGCGCGCGGCCATCCTGTCGATCGCGGGATTCCTCGCGACCGTCATGTGCTACCTGGGCGTCAACCTGGTTCTTTCCGGCCTCCATTCGTACGGCGGGGGCTGA
- a CDS encoding tetratricopeptide repeat protein: protein MVRHTCRGSVVLFTVLLALFFSTVPGTGAAFRNMKEGNPAIPFALKDFEGKDVAFKPDSGKITILSFVKLSQERSKDQLKDLVALHKELSPKGIEFLVVASYTDTAEEAKKAIAEFGIPFPIAQDKDQKVYGDYGLFILPASGIIGKDGKFVFEHSNHGRDFKDVVGGKAKVVAGLMTEEEYRKGITPVESAKKSKEESESERLISLGRTLLKRGMPDKAAERFGKAVEIDPKNPAARIAFGESLVASKKYDDALVQFTKARELAPNSKEAQLGIGTVHLEKGEADKAIREISDAAMLNPKPEKAYFWLGVAYEKKGDLPNAVKYYRKAVEKFIKE from the coding sequence ATGGTTCGACATACGTGCCGGGGGTCCGTCGTCCTCTTCACCGTGCTGCTTGCGCTGTTCTTCTCGACGGTGCCGGGAACCGGCGCCGCGTTCCGGAACATGAAGGAGGGGAACCCCGCGATCCCATTCGCCCTGAAGGATTTCGAGGGGAAGGACGTCGCGTTCAAGCCGGATTCGGGGAAGATCACGATCCTGTCGTTCGTCAAGCTCTCCCAGGAGCGGTCGAAGGACCAGTTGAAGGACCTGGTCGCCCTCCACAAGGAGCTTTCGCCGAAGGGAATCGAATTTCTCGTGGTCGCCTCCTACACGGACACCGCGGAGGAGGCGAAAAAGGCGATCGCGGAGTTCGGGATTCCCTTCCCGATTGCCCAGGACAAGGACCAGAAGGTGTACGGCGACTACGGGCTTTTCATCCTCCCCGCCAGCGGTATCATCGGGAAGGACGGGAAGTTCGTCTTCGAGCACAGCAACCACGGCCGCGACTTCAAGGACGTGGTGGGGGGCAAGGCGAAGGTCGTCGCCGGGCTGATGACGGAGGAAGAGTACCGGAAGGGCATCACCCCGGTGGAGTCGGCGAAGAAGAGCAAGGAGGAGAGCGAGTCGGAGCGGCTGATCTCGCTGGGGCGGACGCTCCTCAAGCGCGGGATGCCGGACAAGGCGGCGGAGCGTTTCGGCAAGGCGGTGGAGATCGATCCGAAGAACCCTGCCGCCCGCATCGCCTTCGGGGAATCGCTCGTTGCGTCCAAGAAGTACGACGACGCGCTCGTCCAGTTCACGAAGGCCAGGGAGCTGGCGCCGAACAGCAAGGAGGCCCAGCTGGGAATCGGCACCGTTCACCTGGAGAAGGGGGAGGCCGACAAGGCGATCCGGGAGATCTCCGACGCCGCGATGCTGAACCCGAAGCCCGAGAAGGCGTACTTCTGGCTGGGCGTCGCGTACGAGAAGAAGGGAGACCTTCCCAACGCGGTCAAATATTACCGGAAGGCGGTCGAGAAGTTCATCAAGGAGTAG
- a CDS encoding cytochrome C has product MRKFWTVLGTTLFALSVMFVGVALAEDTCVSAKCHAQMGKAKYIHGPVGVGQCTVCHAESKKGHPTSKGPDFKLVATGKALCEKCHQPVDKNEFKHTPVKKGECTGCHNPHQSDAPKQLKKVKTSELCYSCHKNTQMVRKFQHGPVASGDCNVCHNPHSSPNKFQLEAKGNDVCFLCHEDRKAEFTRKYPHKPAQESCLKCHDAHNSDHPFMQSMEGSALCLSCHKKVDDHLKASTVRHQALDKGPCTTCHTPHSSDYPRQLKTHTKDICYTCHKDMGAQVRAAKNLHGPVQQNDCYACHDPHGSANPLVLKKYFPKEFYKPYATESYAMCFDCHNKDIALDKITTKLTNFRNGDTNMHFLHVNKEKGRSCKACHEVHAGNQDKHIRKEVPFGGSWKLPVNFTKMQNGGSCVVGCHKPKAYDRVNPVKYE; this is encoded by the coding sequence ATGCGAAAGTTCTGGACGGTGCTCGGCACGACGTTGTTCGCGTTGTCCGTGATGTTCGTCGGGGTCGCGCTTGCCGAGGACACCTGCGTATCGGCCAAGTGCCACGCGCAGATGGGAAAGGCGAAATACATCCACGGTCCCGTGGGGGTCGGCCAGTGCACGGTCTGCCACGCCGAATCGAAGAAGGGGCACCCCACGTCGAAGGGGCCCGACTTCAAGCTGGTGGCCACGGGCAAGGCGCTCTGCGAGAAGTGCCACCAGCCGGTGGACAAGAACGAGTTCAAGCACACCCCCGTGAAGAAGGGGGAGTGCACCGGCTGCCACAACCCTCACCAGTCCGACGCGCCAAAGCAGCTGAAGAAGGTCAAGACTTCGGAGCTCTGCTACAGCTGCCACAAGAACACCCAGATGGTGCGGAAGTTCCAGCACGGGCCGGTCGCATCCGGCGACTGCAACGTGTGCCACAATCCGCACTCCTCCCCGAACAAGTTCCAGCTCGAGGCGAAGGGGAACGACGTATGCTTCCTGTGCCACGAGGACCGGAAAGCCGAGTTCACCCGGAAGTACCCGCACAAGCCGGCCCAGGAGTCGTGCCTCAAGTGCCACGACGCGCACAACTCCGACCATCCGTTCATGCAGTCGATGGAAGGTTCGGCCCTGTGCCTGTCGTGCCACAAGAAGGTCGACGATCACCTCAAGGCCTCCACCGTCCGCCACCAGGCGCTCGACAAGGGGCCGTGCACCACGTGCCACACGCCGCACTCCTCCGATTACCCGCGGCAGCTCAAGACCCACACCAAGGACATCTGCTACACCTGCCACAAGGACATGGGCGCGCAGGTGCGGGCGGCGAAGAACCTCCACGGGCCGGTCCAGCAGAACGACTGCTACGCCTGCCACGACCCGCACGGCAGCGCGAACCCGCTGGTCCTCAAGAAATATTTCCCGAAGGAGTTCTACAAGCCGTACGCCACCGAGTCGTACGCGATGTGCTTCGACTGCCACAACAAGGACATCGCGCTCGACAAGATCACGACGAAGCTCACGAATTTCCGCAACGGCGACACGAACATGCACTTCCTCCACGTGAACAAGGAGAAGGGGCGGTCGTGCAAGGCGTGCCACGAGGTCCACGCGGGGAACCAGGACAAGCACATCCGGAAAGAGGTCCCCTTCGGCGGGAGCTGGAAGCTGCCGGTCAACTTCACGAAAATGCAGAACGGCGGGTCGTGCGTCGTGGGGTGCCACAAGCCGAAGGCGTACGACCGCGTGAACCCGGTGAAGTATGAGTAG
- a CDS encoding cytochrome c3 family protein codes for MNRLFPRLAILAALLAPIPSGAGQGGAGILFPPDLTLATEPKIRVYAFRAEKGGPDNVSVNGIPAAPLDGDTFLKGEIPLYPGLNTVRVGGSAVRVFALPGAKMEDFRTATGGGEELVYRAFRMHAALDEGCETCHSVEGGTLKAKEQKEACYSCHNDFSKGEGGKKVYLHAPVAAGECTGCHDPHFSARPKLQKLEKGCLECHDPFPAGKSVHEPVADGECV; via the coding sequence TTGAACCGCCTTTTCCCGCGGCTGGCGATCCTGGCCGCCCTCCTCGCGCCGATTCCGTCCGGCGCCGGGCAGGGGGGCGCCGGGATCCTTTTCCCGCCGGACCTGACGCTCGCCACGGAGCCGAAGATCCGGGTTTACGCGTTTCGGGCGGAGAAAGGGGGGCCGGACAACGTTTCCGTCAACGGGATTCCCGCCGCGCCGCTCGATGGAGACACGTTCCTGAAAGGGGAGATCCCGCTGTACCCGGGGTTGAACACGGTGCGGGTGGGCGGATCGGCCGTTCGCGTCTTCGCGCTGCCCGGGGCCAAGATGGAGGACTTCCGGACCGCTACCGGAGGCGGCGAAGAATTGGTGTACCGGGCGTTCCGCATGCACGCCGCGCTCGACGAAGGATGCGAGACGTGCCATTCCGTCGAAGGGGGAACGCTCAAGGCCAAGGAGCAGAAAGAGGCGTGCTACTCCTGCCACAACGACTTCTCCAAGGGCGAGGGAGGGAAGAAGGTCTACCTCCACGCGCCGGTCGCGGCGGGTGAGTGCACCGGTTGCCACGACCCCCACTTTTCCGCGCGTCCGAAGCTCCAGAAGCTGGAGAAAGGGTGCCTCGAGTGCCACGACCCGTTCCCGGCGGGAAAGTCGGTCCACGAGCCCGTCGCGGACGGGGAGTGCGTG